The following are encoded together in the Juglans microcarpa x Juglans regia isolate MS1-56 chromosome 2D, Jm3101_v1.0, whole genome shotgun sequence genome:
- the LOC121248627 gene encoding LOW QUALITY PROTEIN: ubiquitin fusion degradation protein 1 (The sequence of the model RefSeq protein was modified relative to this genomic sequence to represent the inferred CDS: inserted 1 base in 1 codon), giving the protein MDFELRRAREKLEKEQKERKEKAKVKLDRERKGKEEAKRQREAIEAAQRSRRLDAAEAQLKADQQMQENVLAGRGIVFYRVLEAVPYQGIGDKIKLPPSCFTELSDQGAFDKGPMYFQLSVVHQGVSSDTHATDDENLRNTHSGVLEFTADEGSVALPPHVWHNLFPGETQKISLIEVRYVWLPKGTYAKLQPERIGFSDLPNHKAILETSLRQHATLSQGDILTVNYGELAYKLQVLELKPSSSISVLETDIEVDIVGSDSASERTDQHVLNPLVLGNSESGIIGEGNYMYYKFSIDNDTLXRIAMGDARIEVKIEAETDGGDTDLYISRHPLIFPTRHQHEWSSHDIGSKTLILSSKDENLGAGTYSVGVYGFKGTSKYNISASVQDDYKLKVGQQAVSSSSPMEMDTVECRNCKHYIPSRTIALHEAYCSRHNIVCRHAGCGVVLRVEEAKNHVHCDKCGQAFQQGEMEKHMKVFHEPLHCPCGIVLEKEQMVEHQTSVCPLRLISCRFCGDMVQAGNSAVDVRDRLRGLSEHESICGSRTAPCDSCGRSVMLKDMDIHQIAVHQKS; this is encoded by the exons ATGGATTTTGAGCTTAGGAGAGCCAGGGAGAAGTTGGAGAAGGAGCAGAaggagaggaaggagaaggCTAAGGTGAAACTGGATAGAGAAAGGAAGGGTAAGGAGGAGGCTAAGAGGCAAAGAGAAGCCATTGAAGCTGCTCAGAGATCGCGGCGCCTTGATGCAGCCGAGGCCCAACTCAAG GCTGATCAACAAATGCAAGAAAATGTACTTGCTGGAAGAGGAATCGTGTTTTACCGTGTATTGGAAGCTGTACCATATCAGGGTATTGGAGATAAGATCAAACTGCCTCCATCCTGCTTCACTGAATTGTCTGATCAAGGTGCTTTTGATAAGGGACCAATGTACTTCCAATTGTCAGTAGTTCATCAGGGGGTTTCTTCGGACACACATGCCACTGATGATGAAAATCTTCGGAATACCCATTCAGGCGTTTTGGAGTTCACTGCAGATGAGGGTTCCGTTGCACTTCCTCCTCATGTATGGCACAATTTATTTCCAGGAGAAACTCAAAAAATTTCATTGATTGAAGTTCGTTATGTCTGGCTGCCAAAAGGAACTTACGCAAAACTTCAACCTGAGAGGATAGGTTTTTCAGATTTACCAAATCACAAGGCTATCCTTGAAACAAGCCTTCGCCAGCATGCTACCCTTTCTCAAGGTGACATATTGACAGTCAATTATGGGGAGCTAGCGTATAAGCTACAAGTCCTTGAGTTAAAACCCTCATCAAGCATATCTGTTCTAGAAACAGATATTGAAGTCGATATTGTTGGTTCTGATTCAGCTTCTGAGAGAACAGATCAGCATGTCCTCAACCCACTAGTACTTGGAAATTCTGAATCTGGAATCATTGGCGAAGGCAATTATATGTACTACAAGTTCTCAATAGACAATGATACAT GGAGAATTGCTATGGGAGATGCCAGAATTGAGGTAAAGATAGAAGCAGAAACAGATGGTGGAGATACTGATCTTTACATTTCTAGGCATCCTCTCATATTCCCAACTCGGCACCAGCATGAGTGGTCTTCCCATGATATTGGTTCGAAGACCTTGATTCTTAGCTCTAAAGATGAGAACTTGGGGGCAGGTACTTATAGTGTTGGTGTATATGGCTTCAAGGGAACAAGCAAATACAATATTTCAGCAAGTGTTCAGGATGACTACAAGCTGAAGGTGGGTCAGCAGGCTGTGTCTTCCTCATCGCCTATGGAGATGGATACTGTAGAGTGTAGGAATTGCAAGCATTATATTCCCAGTCGGACTATTGCACTTCATGAAGCCTATTGCAGCAGACACAACATTGTTTGTCGCCATGCTGGTTGTGGAGTTGTTCTTAGGGTTGAGGAGGCCAAGAACCATGTGCACTGTGACAAATGTGGGCAAGCTTTTCAGCAGGGAGAGATGGAGAAGCATATGAAAGTGTTCCATGAGCCACTTCACTGCCCATGTGGAATAGTCCTTGAGAAAGAACAGATG GTGGAACACCAAACTTCAGTTTGCCCTCTCCGCCTAATCAGTTGCCGGTTTTGCGGAGACATGGTTCAAGCTGGAAATTCTGCTGTGGATGTTCGGGACAGACTAAGAGGATTATCTGAGCATGAAAGTATTTGTGGGTCGAGGACTGCCCCATGTGATTCATGCGGGCGTTCAGTCATGTTGAAGGACATGGACATCCACCAGATTGCTGTTCATCAAAAGAGCTAA